Proteins encoded within one genomic window of Deferribacter autotrophicus:
- a CDS encoding UvrD-helicase domain-containing protein: MSDKESNQFINSLCIEASAGSGKTYQLAKRFIHLLTLYLLSKKSNVSRKTCEVSNPGIDDEFLYPDSIGSIVAITFTNKAAAEMKERVILFLKKLAGIYKDSKFDKTNFNVEERDALALLVDIIKNHSDFNITTIDSFMNRILKAFAIDLKIYPDYEITFDRDEIFQLAIDDLITDPSNFNDLLNFLNSLLFLEYKGMNAEYIIRQGIEKFRDLDIPAGLLTFDDLCDKFQVTSKNLRKIKTEIENSILSHISYFERVIEHNVGIFHGNKIRKFRNLSFDKLIEKYSDFKAIVEADSLITLYRKGKSLDSLKESEFISKLKVCVSAVEKYILLKHVYETNSVAVQLRKFRQKETEIKSFLNIVDGSRIAKDVSDILLKDSGVSYAFCRLGERISHYLIDEFQDTSKEQFDAIYHLIENAVAEGGSLFIVGDKKQAIYAWRGGDYTIFDEVLGKNNLRIAQDYINTNYRSSKNVVEVNNKIFDVNNIFNNDFNDVLDNQYKNLLADKLKQAIEDIYKKSSQNNYIDSEGYVEINLREMNDDSSESIEEDFYHHEFKNILSKLLYDKKIKPSDIMILLRSKKNIDKVVEWVRKDFPEIPFITEDSLVLLNNFEIKKILLLLSAVIYSNDDSYKSALKIVGIEPAIVSEIEEDVKLLSPYEVFCKLMSLDIFDVDNNRLYFDRLLEEVLKLTESQKSLEDILEYFYNNKDITITISEDLDALKIMTIHKAKGLESHTVIIPFYDWSLYDTKNITIYDSVNISSLTQNDEYVFVKISGDLKDILPDAKEKYFEHVKTKFIESLNLMYVANTRAKENLFILGAYKLTKEGKYGKTITAANLLHMILNKIKESDNLEYPYIIGDLKSECQQDKSKEVHHNYKLKINSTFREFLKVYPENYFLNLTPTEKLLGELYHMAMSYIGKIEENDDLDSIIKNACDKASKILKYKDEIVIDLMKRTLVDLRNYYYEIDDYWNEKELVDRQGRIFRLDRLVKKGDCYYIIDFKTGEKEHKHESQLKDYMKFFNNAKGVIYYTETGEIVSVS; encoded by the coding sequence ATGAGTGATAAAGAATCAAATCAATTTATTAATAGCTTATGTATTGAAGCTTCGGCAGGATCAGGCAAGACTTATCAGCTTGCTAAAAGATTTATTCATTTACTAACATTATACTTACTATCTAAAAAATCAAATGTTAGCAGGAAAACCTGTGAAGTATCTAATCCAGGAATAGATGATGAATTTTTATATCCTGATTCAATTGGCTCTATTGTTGCGATCACATTTACTAATAAAGCGGCAGCTGAGATGAAAGAAAGAGTAATACTGTTTTTAAAAAAATTAGCAGGTATTTATAAAGATAGTAAATTTGATAAGACTAATTTTAATGTTGAAGAAAGAGATGCTTTAGCATTGTTAGTAGATATAATAAAAAATCATAGTGATTTTAATATCACTACAATTGATTCATTTATGAATAGAATTTTAAAAGCATTTGCAATCGATTTAAAGATTTATCCCGATTACGAAATTACATTTGATAGGGATGAAATTTTTCAACTTGCAATAGATGATCTTATTACAGATCCAAGTAATTTTAACGATTTACTCAATTTTCTTAATAGTCTTTTATTTTTGGAATATAAGGGTATGAATGCAGAATATATCATTAGGCAAGGAATCGAGAAGTTTAGAGATTTAGATATTCCTGCCGGTTTATTAACTTTTGATGATTTATGTGACAAATTTCAAGTAACTTCTAAAAATTTGAGAAAAATAAAAACTGAGATAGAAAATAGTATATTAAGTCACATTTCTTACTTTGAACGTGTTATTGAACATAATGTCGGTATCTTTCATGGGAATAAAATAAGAAAATTTAGGAACTTAAGTTTTGATAAATTGATTGAGAAGTATAGTGATTTTAAAGCTATTGTCGAGGCTGATTCTTTAATAACATTATATCGTAAAGGGAAATCTTTAGATAGTTTAAAAGAAAGTGAATTTATTTCAAAATTAAAAGTATGTGTTTCAGCTGTTGAGAAATATATTTTACTAAAACATGTGTATGAAACTAACTCTGTAGCTGTTCAGTTAAGAAAGTTTAGGCAGAAAGAAACAGAGATTAAGTCATTTTTAAATATTGTTGATGGGAGTAGGATAGCTAAAGATGTAAGTGATATTTTACTAAAGGATTCAGGTGTCAGTTATGCTTTTTGTAGGTTAGGGGAAAGGATATCACATTATTTGATTGACGAGTTTCAGGATACATCGAAGGAACAGTTTGATGCTATATACCACCTAATTGAAAATGCCGTTGCAGAAGGTGGTTCATTATTTATAGTTGGTGATAAAAAGCAGGCAATATATGCGTGGAGAGGCGGAGATTATACAATATTTGATGAAGTACTTGGGAAAAACAACTTGAGAATAGCACAAGATTATATCAACACGAATTACCGTTCTTCTAAAAATGTAGTTGAAGTTAATAATAAGATTTTTGATGTTAACAATATCTTTAACAATGATTTTAACGATGTATTAGATAACCAATATAAGAATCTTTTGGCTGATAAGTTAAAACAAGCCATCGAAGATATTTACAAAAAATCATCTCAAAACAACTATATTGATTCAGAGGGGTATGTAGAAATTAATTTAAGAGAAATGAATGATGACAGCAGTGAATCTATTGAAGAAGATTTTTATCATCATGAATTTAAAAATATTCTAAGCAAGCTACTTTACGACAAAAAAATTAAACCATCTGATATAATGATTTTATTAAGAAGTAAGAAGAATATTGATAAAGTGGTAGAGTGGGTAAGAAAGGATTTTCCAGAGATTCCGTTTATTACAGAAGATTCTCTTGTGCTATTAAATAATTTTGAAATTAAAAAAATTCTTTTGTTATTGTCAGCCGTTATTTATTCAAATGATGATAGTTACAAATCTGCTTTGAAGATAGTAGGCATAGAACCAGCTATTGTTAGTGAAATAGAGGAAGATGTAAAACTATTATCACCATATGAAGTTTTTTGTAAATTAATGAGTTTGGATATTTTTGATGTAGATAACAATAGATTGTATTTTGATAGGTTATTAGAAGAAGTTTTGAAATTGACCGAGTCCCAAAAGAGTTTGGAAGATATATTAGAGTATTTTTATAATAATAAAGATATAACAATTACTATTAGCGAGGATTTGGATGCCTTAAAGATAATGACAATCCATAAAGCAAAAGGACTTGAAAGTCATACAGTAATTATTCCCTTTTATGACTGGAGTCTATACGATACTAAAAATATAACAATTTATGATAGTGTAAACATTTCGTCTTTGACACAAAATGACGAATATGTGTTTGTTAAAATCAGCGGTGATTTAAAAGATATTTTACCGGATGCTAAGGAAAAATATTTTGAGCACGTAAAGACAAAATTTATAGAGTCTCTTAATCTTATGTATGTCGCCAACACAAGAGCAAAAGAGAATTTATTTATACTAGGCGCTTACAAACTTACAAAAGAAGGTAAATACGGTAAAACAATTACTGCGGCAAATTTATTACATATGATTTTAAATAAAATAAAAGAGAGTGATAACCTTGAATATCCTTACATAATTGGAGATTTGAAAAGTGAATGTCAACAAGATAAGTCAAAAGAAGTTCATCATAACTATAAATTGAAAATAAATTCTACTTTTAGGGAATTTTTAAAAGTTTATCCAGAAAATTACTTTTTAAATCTTACTCCTACTGAGAAATTATTGGGTGAGTTATATCACATGGCTATGTCATATATTGGAAAGATAGAAGAAAATGATGATTTAGATAGTATAATAAAAAACGCTTGTGACAAAGCATCTAAAATTCTTAAATATAAGGATGAGATTGTGATAGATTTAATGAAAAGAACATTAGTTGATTTAAGGAATTATTATTATGAAATAGATGATTATTGGAATGAAAAAGAACTTGTTGATAGACAAGGGAGAATTTTCAGACTCGATAGGTTAGTAAAAAAAGGTGATTGTTATTACATAATTGATTTTAAAACAGGAGAAAAAGAACATAAGCATGAATCACAGCTAAAAGATTATATGAAGTTTTTTAATAATGCTAAAGGTGTTATTTATTATACAGAAACAGGAGAGATTGTAAGTGTCAGTTAA
- a CDS encoding PD-(D/E)XK nuclease family protein gives MSVKVYKIDIGFNFVHYIALQLVKLKNEYRKIIFISANRRPIRFIEKSIDLNAALNVDFYTIEDFVKDIVINYSDEIPTIHSKLEREIYFLELIQKIPALYEKLGGNDVKVFPWAKRLSKLFDEIDKQLLGDKLKDFYYVEALDEAKEILENLKSLYSKYEEDYSNFTYNGNIFKRASDLTSTDKFHDEFRDTLFIFSGLIYLSNSELKMMKNISETADIHFYIQTDLQEREDETLGFDTFKIVDNLIIKLNKYVKSDIEEIKDDKNTVETEFYFYQFPDTHSEAAEIFKIVRDKYRAFNDKKSPEKLAVILPDARTLFPLLAYFDKKDDLHINISMGYPFGNTDVGMFLDSLFHVLIDMDRKHKTTSSYIVDSKLLLRLLNSNILTLFKNEIVSSANKLKEQLFEEQSSTYKFEESEDFFRLLLMKFIEVKDIYTLRRSFLNLFNQFDNNILQKDKYKFTTQILQYFYNEVVENLNLLNSERKVDVLFSYHLIKEIVNDMTIPFEGHPLEGIQIMGMLEARLLSFENIIIADVNEGILPAGDKIDPLLPEQIKVELGLTSFKEKEMLMRYNFFRLVYSAKNVYVMYKSGATGVDKYIKSRFVEQLILLNELKTKKEFQIYTHELALSKFENIDNKIVKDGEIKEHFKKLFKEGNISPSRINYYMQCPYAYYLKYIKGVKGKIKLDEDFEADKLGTIVHKFFEENFKNYLGKRVTKEDLEHICESIKREIDNLPDYKYVDKDGSVKRFLKKLDNFKIKALRLILKYRIETYFENILYNQSDFTLLALEKELKSDLLKLHGFADRIDEIENGKIRVIDYKTGSSKLMPYKNKVANLIENNSDILNNYDDKVLCEVRKCINSVQMPCYILMAKEKFNAEVLAEIHHIGASKRHEIIEKLSDEHIEDYKKLIEYILNHMKNSEYIYALPDKHCEYCDYSHFCRYV, from the coding sequence GTGTCAGTTAAAGTATATAAAATTGATATAGGTTTTAATTTTGTTCATTATATTGCATTACAATTAGTTAAATTAAAGAACGAATATAGAAAAATAATTTTTATTTCAGCAAATAGGCGTCCTATTAGATTTATTGAAAAATCGATAGATTTGAATGCTGCTCTTAATGTTGATTTTTATACAATAGAAGATTTTGTTAAAGATATTGTAATCAATTATTCTGATGAAATACCTACCATACATAGTAAACTGGAAAGGGAAATATATTTTTTAGAGTTGATACAGAAAATTCCTGCACTTTACGAAAAGCTGGGTGGAAATGATGTAAAAGTTTTTCCATGGGCTAAGAGGTTATCAAAGTTGTTTGATGAAATTGATAAACAACTATTAGGTGATAAACTAAAAGATTTCTACTATGTGGAGGCATTGGATGAGGCTAAAGAGATATTAGAAAATTTAAAAAGTTTATATAGCAAATATGAAGAAGATTATAGTAATTTTACATACAATGGTAATATTTTTAAAAGAGCATCAGATTTAACTTCTACAGATAAGTTTCATGATGAATTCAGAGATACTTTGTTTATTTTTAGCGGGCTGATTTATTTATCAAATTCTGAGTTAAAAATGATGAAAAATATTTCTGAAACTGCCGATATTCACTTTTATATCCAAACAGATTTGCAAGAAAGGGAAGATGAAACACTTGGTTTTGATACGTTTAAAATAGTAGATAATCTCATAATAAAATTAAACAAATATGTTAAGAGTGATATTGAAGAAATTAAAGATGATAAAAATACAGTAGAGACTGAATTTTATTTTTATCAGTTTCCTGATACTCATTCTGAGGCAGCTGAAATATTTAAGATAGTTAGAGATAAATATAGAGCTTTTAATGATAAAAAATCACCTGAAAAATTAGCAGTGATTTTGCCTGATGCAAGGACACTTTTTCCATTGTTGGCTTATTTTGATAAAAAGGATGATTTGCATATAAATATATCAATGGGATATCCCTTTGGTAATACAGATGTGGGGATGTTTTTAGATTCTTTATTCCATGTGCTCATTGATATGGATAGAAAACATAAAACTACAAGCAGTTATATTGTGGACTCAAAACTGCTGCTTAGGTTATTAAATTCAAATATTCTCACTTTATTTAAAAATGAGATTGTAAGTAGTGCAAACAAATTAAAAGAACAGCTATTTGAGGAACAATCTTCAACTTACAAGTTTGAAGAAAGTGAAGATTTTTTCAGATTATTATTAATGAAATTTATAGAAGTTAAAGACATTTACACATTACGAAGGTCTTTTTTAAACTTATTTAATCAGTTTGATAATAATATCTTACAAAAAGACAAATACAAGTTTACAACACAGATATTGCAGTATTTTTATAATGAAGTAGTTGAAAATCTAAATTTATTGAATTCCGAAAGAAAAGTTGATGTGCTTTTTTCTTATCATTTAATCAAAGAAATAGTTAATGATATGACAATACCGTTTGAAGGGCATCCTCTTGAAGGTATTCAGATAATGGGGATGCTTGAAGCTCGTTTATTATCCTTTGAAAATATAATTATAGCAGATGTAAATGAGGGGATTCTTCCTGCCGGAGATAAGATAGATCCTTTACTTCCTGAACAAATAAAAGTTGAGCTTGGGCTTACTTCATTTAAAGAAAAAGAGATGTTGATGAGATATAATTTTTTCAGGTTGGTTTATTCTGCTAAAAATGTTTATGTGATGTATAAATCGGGTGCTACCGGTGTAGATAAGTATATAAAAAGCAGATTCGTAGAGCAGTTAATTTTATTGAATGAATTAAAAACTAAAAAAGAGTTTCAAATATATACCCATGAGTTAGCATTATCCAAGTTTGAAAATATTGACAATAAAATTGTAAAGGATGGAGAAATTAAAGAGCATTTTAAAAAGTTATTTAAAGAAGGTAATATTTCACCTTCTAGAATAAATTATTATATGCAGTGTCCTTATGCCTATTATTTAAAATATATAAAGGGAGTTAAAGGTAAAATAAAGTTAGATGAAGATTTTGAAGCAGATAAACTTGGAACAATAGTTCATAAATTTTTTGAGGAAAATTTTAAAAATTATTTGGGTAAAAGAGTAACAAAAGAAGACTTAGAACATATTTGTGAATCTATAAAGCGAGAAATAGATAATTTGCCTGACTATAAATATGTTGATAAAGATGGAAGCGTTAAAAGATTTTTAAAAAAATTAGATAATTTTAAAATAAAAGCGTTAAGACTCATATTAAAATATAGAATAGAAACTTACTTTGAAAATATTCTCTATAATCAAAGTGATTTTACGCTATTAGCATTAGAAAAAGAACTTAAATCTGATTTATTAAAACTGCATGGATTTGCTGATAGAATAGATGAAATTGAAAATGGTAAGATAAGAGTAATAGATTATAAAACAGGCTCAAGTAAACTTATGCCATACAAAAATAAGGTAGCTAATTTAATAGAAAACAACTCTGATATTTTAAATAATTATGATGATAAAGTGTTGTGTGAGGTAAGAAAGTGTATAAATTCTGTTCAAATGCCTTGCTATATTCTAATGGCAAAGGAAAAATTCAATGCTGAAGTTTTAGCTGAAATACATCATATTGGAGCATCTAAGAGGCATGAAATAATTGAAAAATTATCAGACGAACATATCGAAGATTATAAAAAACTTATAGAATATATCCTAAATCATATGAAAAATTCTGAATATATATATGCTTTACCTGATAAACATTGTGAGTATTGTGATTATAGTCATTTTTGCAGGTATGTTTAA
- a CDS encoding DUF2357 domain-containing protein: MSEVKIIDNEIISLKDDKQLSEVVNNHLFEYLNVEEKISYNKDVLIVNNFCGYLTESILIIPRKIKNLLIKEELNNSDDIKKSYDEFFSKFLNYILREISKGDIIYTLSLADFSVNESEPINSDILKLSVLLNKRDQLLSSVQLILSNPHRKLTEYEEYKPLSEVSNIDANILINITQNPQCYIETDEGILEINNKKYSPTTVLQYSNEESFDTLENRFVKKFLKELSAILKDLYSKFLLKELEDMNNEIEKALNSYIFSEIGELNIFPSYSQVLQKKSGYRELFQIYRLLHLSFVPEFFKDLDMAFSLKDMATLWEYYVLVELLKELKKEFGEYKVKLDFVEKNQGKTIYEEAKFKFENGLILNFQSTKYSYSGLPFRPDFLIEFKDKNKKVVFDAKFRIFENNKKDILQNMHYYKDGLKLNSATAVCLGNKNKGKFWQINENDKKPEELNSFIDCLEKALNGIGYIDLKLEIRS; this comes from the coding sequence ATGAGTGAAGTTAAAATAATCGACAATGAAATTATTAGCTTAAAAGATGATAAACAATTAAGTGAAGTAGTTAATAATCACTTATTTGAATATTTAAATGTTGAAGAAAAAATCTCATATAATAAGGATGTTTTGATAGTTAATAATTTTTGTGGTTATTTGACAGAAAGTATATTGATAATCCCTAGAAAAATCAAAAATCTCTTAATAAAGGAAGAATTGAATAATTCTGATGACATTAAGAAATCTTACGATGAGTTTTTTTCTAAATTTTTAAATTATATTTTACGGGAAATTTCTAAAGGAGATATAATATACACTCTGTCTTTGGCAGATTTTAGTGTCAATGAAAGTGAACCTATTAATAGTGATATTTTAAAACTATCGGTTTTATTGAATAAGAGAGATCAGCTATTATCATCAGTTCAATTAATCTTATCAAACCCTCATAGAAAACTCACAGAATATGAAGAGTATAAACCGTTATCAGAGGTTAGTAACATAGATGCCAACATATTAATAAATATAACTCAGAATCCTCAATGCTATATAGAGACAGATGAAGGTATTTTAGAAATAAACAACAAAAAGTATTCACCTACAACAGTATTACAATACTCAAATGAAGAAAGTTTTGATACATTGGAAAACAGATTTGTAAAAAAATTCCTTAAAGAATTATCTGCCATCCTAAAAGATTTGTATAGCAAATTTTTACTGAAAGAGTTAGAAGATATGAACAATGAAATAGAAAAAGCTTTAAACTCATATATATTTTCAGAAATTGGTGAATTAAATATATTTCCATCCTATTCTCAGGTATTACAGAAAAAGTCAGGTTATAGAGAGTTATTCCAAATATATAGATTGTTGCATCTTTCTTTTGTCCCAGAGTTTTTTAAAGATTTAGATATGGCTTTTTCTTTAAAAGATATGGCGACTCTCTGGGAATATTATGTTTTGGTTGAATTGTTAAAAGAGTTAAAAAAAGAATTTGGAGAGTATAAAGTTAAATTGGATTTTGTGGAAAAAAATCAAGGAAAAACAATATACGAAGAAGCTAAATTTAAATTTGAAAATGGTTTAATCTTAAATTTCCAGTCTACAAAATATTCATATTCAGGGTTACCATTTAGACCTGATTTTTTAATAGAGTTTAAGGATAAAAACAAAAAAGTAGTGTTTGATGCAAAATTTAGAATTTTTGAAAATAATAAAAAAGATATTCTCCAAAATATGCATTATTACAAAGATGGATTAAAATTAAATTCAGCTACCGCTGTGTGTTTGGGGAATAAAAATAAAGGAAAATTTTGGCAAATCAATGAGAATGATAAAAAACCTGAAGAATTAAATAGTTTTATAGATTGTTTAGAAAAAGCTTTAAATGGAATTGGATATATAGATTTAAAATTAGAGATAAGGAGTTAA
- a CDS encoding tetratricopeptide repeat protein, whose amino-acid sequence MCKYLLSFFQFLFLLNFLITNGYAETKEIISEGIYNMGDMETPFFAERMALLNAKRNALEEAGTYIESFTKIENFKLTKDEIKILSSGIIKLEVLDKKRLVSNNGIQFWVKIKAVIETDELTDMINIIRANEKTFLENYKKLLQDYSKVLKELDNLKKQMSKTTDKQEMKMIQNQINKNRNRLLATQYYDEGFWYFLRNENFKAIDSLSKAINLDQNNSTYYEFRSRIYMTLGQFDNAIKDLNKVLELQPNKSEYYAIRGVLYSIQHQREKALSDFNIAILLDPENIEALVQRGIIYSEKKEYSNALSDFNKVIILNPNKANAYSLRGTIYQKLGNYQQALNDFNKAVELNPNELLVYDQRGLLFLEIKRYNDALKDFLTACQLGDSYGCKLLKNLNSKLNKK is encoded by the coding sequence ATGTGTAAATACTTATTATCCTTTTTTCAATTTTTATTTTTATTAAATTTTTTAATTACAAATGGTTATGCTGAAACAAAAGAAATCATTTCAGAAGGTATATATAACATGGGTGATATGGAAACTCCATTCTTTGCAGAAAGAATGGCTTTGCTAAATGCCAAACGCAATGCTTTGGAAGAAGCTGGCACTTATATTGAGAGTTTTACTAAAATTGAAAATTTCAAATTAACAAAAGATGAAATAAAAATCTTATCATCAGGAATAATAAAATTGGAAGTTCTTGATAAAAAAAGATTAGTCAGTAACAATGGCATTCAATTTTGGGTAAAAATAAAAGCCGTTATAGAAACGGATGAACTTACTGATATGATTAATATAATAAGAGCTAACGAAAAAACTTTTTTAGAAAATTATAAAAAATTACTACAAGATTATAGTAAGGTGCTCAAAGAATTAGATAATCTGAAAAAACAAATGAGTAAAACGACAGATAAACAAGAAATGAAAATGATTCAAAATCAAATTAATAAAAATAGAAATCGATTATTGGCTACCCAGTATTATGATGAAGGATTCTGGTATTTTTTAAGAAATGAAAATTTTAAAGCAATTGATTCTTTATCTAAAGCAATAAATTTAGATCAAAATAACAGTACTTATTATGAATTTCGATCAAGGATTTATATGACGTTAGGACAATTTGATAATGCAATTAAAGATTTAAACAAGGTTTTGGAACTGCAACCAAATAAAAGTGAGTACTATGCAATAAGAGGAGTTCTTTATAGTATACAACATCAAAGAGAAAAGGCTTTGAGTGATTTCAACATTGCAATATTATTAGATCCTGAAAACATAGAAGCTCTTGTGCAGAGAGGTATAATCTATTCAGAAAAAAAAGAATATAGCAATGCATTATCAGATTTTAACAAGGTAATAATATTAAATCCAAATAAAGCTAATGCTTATTCATTAAGAGGGACTATTTATCAGAAATTAGGAAATTATCAACAAGCTTTGAACGATTTTAATAAAGCTGTAGAGCTAAATCCTAATGAATTATTAGTTTATGATCAGAGAGGTCTTTTGTTCTTGGAAATTAAACGGTATAATGATGCACTAAAAGATTTTCTAACAGCATGTCAATTAGGAGATTCTTATGGTTGCAAACTTTTAAAAAATTTAAACTCCAAATTGAATAAAAAATAA
- a CDS encoding ankyrin repeat domain-containing protein gives MENRQNQYSEIFKAIEKGETLKVKKLIHQNSDLINIEDEKGDTLLHKAVKYKKIDIARFLIDQGIKLNVSNLKGEKPLHYAVENNCFEVVKYLVDHGADVNVKNNLNQRPLHKFTRQNCLEIVIYLIKNGADVAVQDVYGDTPLHRAIILGNIELVKFLLEKGANVDLKNRIGKSPLYLAVINNHLSILKLLVKHGAKIDKNELLYCAVKTGSMDLISYISELTDISNKDLEMMLPLASANHHNQIIKYILQKDVNINMKDDEGKTPLYLTIESANSKIKSNYIETIKLLLEHGADPNIADEEGITPLHIVVSNLYQENDIDYKKIIRLLLQYKANINVRDENGNTPLFLAILRNNINAVKFLIKNNALLNIENRLGQTPLYTAALVGNLEILKFLIAKGANMHVKDNNDNSILHAAVQKADEKVIKYILEKIGNIDLRNKDQKTPLHIAVEYKNEKAIKCLIENGADVNSLDIDGETPLYKAINFKNHLHTLYLILSKRYNKDETYFTYLKITKLLIENGANVNIPKKTGNTPLHVAVRANLPEFVHLLLEYGADINIQNTEKESPLEIAVKQNNSSIVEIFRTFQK, from the coding sequence ATGGAGAATAGGCAAAATCAATACAGTGAAATTTTTAAAGCTATTGAAAAAGGAGAGACTTTAAAAGTTAAAAAGCTTATTCATCAAAATTCCGATCTTATTAACATTGAGGATGAAAAAGGTGATACTCTTTTACATAAAGCAGTAAAGTATAAAAAAATAGATATTGCAAGATTTCTTATTGATCAAGGAATTAAGCTGAATGTTTCAAACTTGAAGGGAGAAAAACCACTACATTATGCAGTAGAAAATAATTGTTTTGAAGTTGTGAAATACCTAGTTGATCATGGAGCAGATGTTAACGTAAAAAACAATCTCAACCAAAGACCGTTGCACAAATTCACAAGGCAAAACTGTTTAGAAATTGTAATATATCTTATTAAAAACGGAGCAGATGTTGCTGTACAGGATGTTTACGGAGATACTCCATTGCACAGGGCTATTATTTTAGGAAATATTGAATTGGTAAAATTTCTTTTAGAAAAGGGTGCTAATGTGGATCTTAAAAATCGAATTGGAAAAAGTCCTCTTTATCTAGCTGTAATTAATAATCATTTATCCATACTAAAATTGCTTGTTAAACATGGAGCAAAAATTGATAAAAATGAATTGTTATACTGTGCTGTAAAAACAGGATCTATGGATCTAATTTCTTATATAAGCGAATTAACTGATATTTCAAATAAAGATTTAGAAATGATGCTACCATTAGCGAGTGCTAATCATCACAATCAAATCATTAAATACATACTTCAAAAAGATGTGAATATTAATATGAAAGATGATGAAGGGAAAACTCCCCTATATCTTACTATTGAATCTGCAAATTCTAAGATCAAGAGTAATTACATTGAAACAATAAAATTATTACTTGAGCACGGAGCTGATCCTAATATTGCTGATGAAGAAGGGATCACACCATTACATATTGTCGTTAGTAACTTGTATCAAGAAAATGATATTGATTATAAAAAAATTATTAGACTGCTTTTACAATATAAAGCCAATATAAATGTTCGAGATGAAAATGGAAACACTCCATTATTCCTTGCGATTTTAAGAAATAATATAAATGCTGTAAAATTCTTGATAAAAAATAATGCTTTATTAAATATTGAAAATCGTTTAGGACAAACTCCTTTGTATACGGCTGCTTTAGTTGGAAATCTGGAAATTTTAAAATTTTTAATAGCAAAAGGGGCTAACATGCATGTAAAAGATAATAATGATAATTCTATATTACATGCAGCAGTACAGAAAGCAGATGAAAAAGTAATCAAATATATTTTAGAAAAAATAGGAAATATTGATTTAAGAAATAAAGACCAAAAAACACCGCTGCATATTGCTGTAGAATATAAAAATGAAAAAGCAATTAAATGTCTTATTGAAAATGGAGCGGATGTTAACTCATTAGACATTGATGGCGAAACTCCTTTGTATAAAGCAATTAATTTTAAAAATCATTTACACACATTATACCTAATTCTTTCTAAAAGATACAATAAAGATGAAACTTATTTTACTTATTTAAAAATTACAAAATTATTAATTGAAAATGGGGCAAATGTAAATATCCCCAAAAAAACTGGAAATACACCATTACATGTAGCTGTTCGAGCAAATTTACCAGAATTTGTTCACCTTTTACTTGAGTATGGAGCTGATATAAACATACAAAATACAGAGAAAGAATCACCATTAGAAATAGCTGTAAAACAGAACAATTCATCAATTGTTGAAATATTTAGGACGTTTCAAAAGTAA